One window of Amaranthus tricolor cultivar Red isolate AtriRed21 chromosome 11, ASM2621246v1, whole genome shotgun sequence genomic DNA carries:
- the LOC130827414 gene encoding uncharacterized protein LOC130827414 isoform X2, with protein MGDKRASPTPVKQLSRWIRSRSVRQQVTMASITAIILLIFLKIFVRNYTYFYVAAQLSHSIGILVLIYKLTITKNCSGLSLKTQELTAVYLIMRILCHFMFIGDIYVVLDSITLVSTLWVIYMIRFKLKNTYTKDLDNMPLYYVLVPSAIVALIGHPGFGTSFGLRFFYIYSKIIEAVSVLPQLRVIQNAKIVEPFTAHYVFALGVARFFTCANWIIMLIDSKGVILTSIGRGSLYILIALLAELVQTFILADFCYYYIKSVVEGQRMMRLPQMV; from the exons ATGGGCGACAAAAGAGCATCTCCGACGCCGGTGAAGCAGCTATCAAGATGGATTCGAAGCCGATCAGTAAGGCAGCAAGTTACCATGGCTTCCATTACTGCCATTATTCTCCTTATTTTCTTGAAGATCTTCGTCAGAAATTACACTTATTTCTATGTTGCTGCTCAACTTTCTCATTCTATTGGAATCTTAGTCTTAATCTACAAACTTACCATCACCAAAAACTGTtctg GTTTATCATTGAAGACTCAGGAGCTTACGGCAGTGTACTTAATCATGAGAATCTTGTGCCATTTTATGTTCATAGGTGATATTTATGTTGTCCTTGATTCCATAACCCTGGTATCTACTCTCTGGGTAATCTATATGATACGGTTCAAGTTAAAGAACACCTATACGAAAGATCTTGATAATATGCCCTTGTATTATGTG CTTGTGCCATCTGCCATTGTTGCACTTATAGGCCATCCGGGATTTGGGACTAGTTTTGGCCTCAGATTCTTCTATATCTATTCGAAGATAATTGAAGCTGTGTCAGTGCTCCCTCAACTCCGTGTGATACAAAATGCTAAG ATTGTTGAACCATTTACTGCTCACTATGTCTTCGCCCTGGGTGTTGCAAGATTCTTCACATGTGCAAATTGGATTATCATG CTTATCGACTCCAAAGGAGTaattctaacatcaattgggCGAGGATCCCTATATATTCTCATAGCTCTCCTAGCTGAGCTGGTTCAAACATTCATCTTGGCAGATTTCTGTTATTACTACATCAAGAG TGTAGTAGAGGGACAACGCATGATGAGACTACCTCAGATGGTCTGA
- the LOC130827418 gene encoding uncharacterized protein LOC130827418 encodes MGEKKESGEAVKRISRWVRSRSVRELISMGLISGIFLLFLLRLFWKNQTYLFMATQIAHSSALLLLIYKLTITKTCSGLSLKTQELTAIFILIRMLVSFGFLRDMHVLLDSLTLGATLWVIYMIRFKLKNTYMKEHDNLPLYYVLVPCAIVSIIGHPGFNAGIILGFCFVFYITIEAVSVLPQLHLIQNAKIVEPFTAHYVFALGVARFFSFANWMNLLIDSGGSLLTQIGQGHLYIAVALLAELVQTFILADFCYYYVKSVIAGQNMMRLPPNVV; translated from the exons ATGGGAGAGAAGAAGGAAAGTGGAGAAGCAGTGAAAAGAATATCAAGATGGGTAAGAAGCAGATCCGTCAGAGAATTAATATCCATGGGTCTCATTTCTGGTATCTTCTTACTTTTTCTCCTCAGGCTTTTCTGGAAAAATCAGACATACCTTTTTATGGCTACTCAGATTGCTCATTCTTCTGCTCTTCTCCTCTTAATTTATAAGCTCACCATTACCAAAACTTGTTCTG GTCTATCATTGAAAACTCAAGAGCTTACAGCAATATTTATATTGATTAGAATGTTAGTTTCTTTTGGATTCTTACGCGATATGCATGTCTTACTCGATTCTCTAACTCTTGGAGCTACTCTTTGGGTCATCTATATGATACGTTTTAAGCTAAAGAACACCTACATGAAGGAGCATGACAACTTGCCTTTGTACTATGTG TTGGTTCCTTGCGCCATCGTTTCAATAATCGGTCATCCTGGATTCAATGCTGGCATTATCTTGGGGTTTTGTTTTGTGTTTTACATCACAATTGAAGCCGTTTCGGTTCTTCCCCAGCTCCATCTAATACAGAATGCTAAG ATTGTTGAACCTTTCACCGCACACTATGTATTTGCTTTGGGTGTTGCAAGATTTTTCTCATTTGCAAATTGGATGAATTTG CTTATCGACAGTGGTGGATCGCTGCTGACCCAAATAGGACAGGGTCATCTTTATATAGCTGTAGCTCTTCTTGCAGAACTTGTTCAAACTTTCATCCTCGCGGACTTCTGTTACTACTATGTTAAGAG TGTAATTGCAGGACAAAATATGATGAGGCTACCCCCAAATGTGGTCTGA
- the LOC130827414 gene encoding uncharacterized protein LOC130827414 isoform X1 produces the protein MGDKRASPTPVKQLSRWIRSRSVRQQVTMASITAIILLIFLKIFVRNYTYFYVAAQLSHSIGILVLIYKLTITKNCSGLSLKTQELTAVYLIMRILCHFMFIGDIYVVLDSITLVSTLWVIYMIRFKLKNTYTKDLDNMPLYYVLVPSAIVALIGHPGFGTSFGLRFFYIYSKIIEAVSVLPQLRVIQNAKIVEPFTAHYVFALGVARFFTCANWIIMLIDSKGVILTSIGRGSLYILIALLAELVQTFILADFCYYYIKRYATTVYTLAINNEFSCFEYTNNAFVSMTLVSTLHASRTLRFILQFLFVDLVKKFEI, from the exons ATGGGCGACAAAAGAGCATCTCCGACGCCGGTGAAGCAGCTATCAAGATGGATTCGAAGCCGATCAGTAAGGCAGCAAGTTACCATGGCTTCCATTACTGCCATTATTCTCCTTATTTTCTTGAAGATCTTCGTCAGAAATTACACTTATTTCTATGTTGCTGCTCAACTTTCTCATTCTATTGGAATCTTAGTCTTAATCTACAAACTTACCATCACCAAAAACTGTtctg GTTTATCATTGAAGACTCAGGAGCTTACGGCAGTGTACTTAATCATGAGAATCTTGTGCCATTTTATGTTCATAGGTGATATTTATGTTGTCCTTGATTCCATAACCCTGGTATCTACTCTCTGGGTAATCTATATGATACGGTTCAAGTTAAAGAACACCTATACGAAAGATCTTGATAATATGCCCTTGTATTATGTG CTTGTGCCATCTGCCATTGTTGCACTTATAGGCCATCCGGGATTTGGGACTAGTTTTGGCCTCAGATTCTTCTATATCTATTCGAAGATAATTGAAGCTGTGTCAGTGCTCCCTCAACTCCGTGTGATACAAAATGCTAAG ATTGTTGAACCATTTACTGCTCACTATGTCTTCGCCCTGGGTGTTGCAAGATTCTTCACATGTGCAAATTGGATTATCATG CTTATCGACTCCAAAGGAGTaattctaacatcaattgggCGAGGATCCCTATATATTCTCATAGCTCTCCTAGCTGAGCTGGTTCAAACATTCATCTTGGCAGATTTCTGTTATTACTACATCAAGAGGTACGCAACTACTGTATACACATTAGCCATTAACAATGAATTTAGCTGTTTTGAGTACACTAATAATGCATTTGTTTCGATGACATTAGTTAGTACTTTGCACGCTAGCCGAACACTGAGGTTTATTTTACAGTTCCTTTTTGTTGATTTggttaagaaatttgaaatctAA
- the LOC130827413 gene encoding uncharacterized protein LOC130827413, which produces MEQPHYCRHPPHKHSHHLLFFHPTPLSPHHHHHHHHHHHHHHHHHLHHHHHHHLHQHHHHQVQCQCAVLVQNSHSHYSNSISLPLHTNPNLGVSGSEASHTLPDTQNFIDDGLEEYEELEDEDPIFVLTDEWKEFFAESEAKRREAKKLAKKQGKSLKK; this is translated from the exons ATGGAGCAACCACATTACTGCCGCCACCCTCCCCACAAACACTCCCACCACCTCCTCTTTTTTCACCCTACTCCTCTCTCCCCtcatcatcaccatcaccatcaccatcaccatcaccatcaccatcaccatcaccttcatcatcaccatcaccatcaccttcatcaacatcaccatcatcaagTTCAGTGTCAATGTGCAGTGCTTGTGCAAAACTCTCATTCACATTATTCCAATTCAATTTCCCTTCCGCTACATACTAATCCCAATCTTGGTGTTTCTGGGTCTGAAGCTTCTCATACTTTGCCGGATACCCA GAATTTCATCGATGATGGTCTTGAAGAATATGAAGAGCTTGAAGATGAAGATCCGATTTTTGTTTTGACCGATGAATGGAAGGAGTTCTTTGCCGAATCCGAAGCCAAAAGGAGAGAAG CTAAAAAACTAGCCAAGAAACAGGGAAAGTCCTTGAAGAAGTAG
- the LOC130827416 gene encoding uncharacterized protein LOC130827416, translated as MQMLPTNFPLSTPNPKPSHYLSSINAISTLSLLPKLSSLSLIHNHLPPFSIIRMGGGPRTFPGGVSKWQWKRMQARKAKQLLKARLARERQIYEMRKRAELKAAVSNLERPWEVVQKDALKTSSSLFSVSADEQLKVLADRFQKPGGFDLWSENDGPQIFHTPDGNLPSSRFFPKGVVHSIKPYGQIDEGKGEKSSINRSLKDGNGKKLDNGGGKKDENLLGLKEGRRKMNSSSKSKGRSYDRRRNSEQVWEFRSSSNGGDDVYDMSLQGDGSYEFSAVQNDDDNGGKLGF; from the coding sequence ATGCAAATGCTTCCCACAAACTTTCCTCTTTCCACTCCAAACCCAAAACCATCCCACTATCTCTCCTCCATTAATGCAATCTCCACTCTCTCTCTCCTCCCCAAACTCTCTTCCCTCTCTTTAATCCACAACCACCTTCCTCCGTTCAGCATCATCCGTATGGGTGGCGGTCCTAGAACCTTCCCGGGAGGCGTTTCAAAATGGCAATGGAAAAGAATGCAAGCCAGGAAAGCCAAACAACTCCTTAAAGCTCGTTTAGCTCGTGAACGTCAAATCTACGAAATGCGTAAACGAGCTGAACTTAAAGCTGCTGTTTCAAATCTTGAACGTCCATGGGAAGTTGTTCAAAAGGATGCTCTTAAAACTTCTTCTTCACTTTTCTCTGTTTCTGCTGACGAACAACTTAAGGTTTTAGCTGACCGATTTCAGAAACCTGGTGGTTTTGATTTGTGGTCTGAGAATGATGGGCCTCAGATTTTTCATACTCCTGACGGTAATTTGCCTTCTTCTAGGTTTTTCCCTAAAGGGGTTGTTCATAGTATTAAGCCTTATGGTCAGATTGATGAAGGTAAAGGTGAAAAATCGAGTATTAATCGAAGCCTTAAGGATGGAAATGGGAAGAAATTGGATAATGGCGGTGGTAAAAAAGATGAGAATTTGTTGGGTTTGAAGgaaggaagaagaaagatgAACTCTTCTTCTAAGAGCAAGGGTCGTTCTTATGATAGAAGAAGGAACTCAGAACAAGTATGGGAATTTAGAAGTAGTTCTAATGGTGGAGATGATGTGTATGATATGAGTTTGCAAGGTGATGGTAGTTATGAGTTTAGTGCTGTTcagaatgatgatgataatggtggaaaattagggttttga
- the LOC130826669 gene encoding uncharacterized protein LOC130826669: MLEGIRRVTMIRLAARRQKCEDWERLCPNIVKRVQVLCNESRSCRGFMSSPGEYEVMEGKSTLSISLNQHTCLCNLWQLTGIPCRHVMRAILHEGHDPQSFVHEWYSVEKYKLAYGHSIKPIPDQDKWPATEHPTILPPVIKRDVGRPCRNRKRSDDEERKGKRSKTIKCGKCGDFGHNKATCKRRATKKQKAARNNDNASTSKSKGKSVVKQKTSSKKGKGKAK; this comes from the coding sequence ATGTTAGAGGGAATTAGGAGAGTCACAATGATTAGGTTAGCTGCAAGGAGGCAGAAGTGTGAAGATTGGGAGAGGCTATGTCCAAACATTGTGAAGAGAGTTCAAGTATTGTGCAATGAGAGTAGGTCTTGCAGGGGTTTCATGTCTAGTCCAGGGGAGTATGAGGTGATGGAGGGTAAATCAACTTTGTCTATCAGTTTGAACCAACACACATGCCTTTGCAATTTGTGGCAACTCACTGGCATACCATGTAGGCATGTAATGAGAGCTATTCTTCATGAAGGTCATGATCCACAATCATTTGTTCATGAATGGTATTCAGTGGAGAAATATAAGTTGGCCTATGGTCACAGCATTAAACCTATCCCTGACCAAGATAAGTGGCCAGCTACTGAGCACCCTACTATATTACCTCCTGTGATCAAGAGAGATGTTGGTAGGCCTTGTAGGAACAGAAAGAGAAGTGATGATGAAGAGAGGAAGGGAAAGAGGAGCAAAACAATAAAATGTGGGAAGTGTGGAGATTTTGGTCACAACAAGGCCACCTGCAAGAGAAGggcaacaaaaaaacaaaaggcaGCAAGAAACAATGATAATGCTTCAACTTCCAAGAGCAAGGGAAAGTCAGTAGTAAAGCAGAAGACATCATCAAAGAAGGGAAAAGGCAAAGCAAAGTGA